The sequence AATCATAAGTGAGTTTAGCAAGTGTATTCACATTTATAAATAGGACATTAATGTAttactttcaaaatttatttcagaaaaaattaaattgagatGCTTCCATTAGTGAAAATGAAGTGAAAAGACATTGGATGAAGGCAGCGGTAAAATAAGAATTTCAttcctaaaataaaatgggaaggTATTAGGCCGAGTTTTCTACCAGAAAATGTGTGGAAAAGATGGATGCAATTTTGGGAAAGTGACAAGTGTATTAAGAAGTCGGAAATTAATGCGAAGAATCGTCGTGGCGGTCATGAAATTGCTATTGAAACTCACACGGGCGACTCTATCTCAATTGGAGAAGACTGCAAGAAACTTGTGAGTATATATATTTACGAACTCTATGACTAACATCTTCTATTATCTTCTATTGTATGGTATGTATGCTTGTATCTGAACTATACTATGCAACAATATGATTGTGTATAATaattacatgattttttttgtataagttattaaaaaaagttGAGATCCAACACCGAGTTACATTTGCACGTTAATATACATGGTCATGATGAAAAACCATTTGTTGATGATTGTTCTCGAATTGACCACTTAAGTCAAACTTTAAAACCTATCTAAAAATGTATATGTAATGTATCATAGGTTCAAAGTATTGATTGGTGAAATTATAGTTTGCTTAGAGTACAATTTTTGAAAGCAACTATGTTGTTAAGTTGCTTCCGAAAATTGTACTCTAAGCTGACTTTGAGATATTACATATACAatttttgatagttttaaaagttttagacTTGCATGGACAATtcgagaatgatcatcaacaAATGATTTTCCATCATGTCCATGTGTATGAAAGTGCAAATGTAACTCACTTGGTGTTGTATCTCAACCTTTTTTAATAGcctatataaaagaaataacgTAATTATTAAATACAATCATACTTGTTGCATAGCATGTGTTCGAATACAAACatatatacaatacaatagaagGATGTTAGTTATAGAGTtcgtaaaatatatatatacttatatgtttcttgcaaaaaaaattcaatgtaGGGAACGGGCCATCCGCTCCTAGTTTTACatagaaatattaatattataaaaagtaGATTGGAGGTCACAAAGTTACTAAGAATGTTATAGCTAAGGCGTCAAAGTTTATATACTCACAAGAGAGATTtgtatttttgacgtcttaaattattatttgagttgtttatttttttcattccttagtgtaaagaaaaaaattaactgTTTTGtggttatattataatttaaaattatattgttatttagtttttatattCGAGAAAACAAATTGGATTCTAtgattgatttttcaaaaaaaataacttagtgAAAcgttgatttatttgatcatgGAAATATTAGATTAgtccaagaaaaaaaaattatgtgtgagtGGGATTAAATGTACCCATAtggaattatatatttttttattaaaagtcatatccaaattaattattttcacttttgTTAGAGGAAAAGTATATATATGAGTCATTTGTATAACAATAGAGATAGATATGAGCTACTTATATAACGAGAGtatattaactttaaatttCAAAGTTGAGGGATCTATCATACTTTTTTCTAAGAatgtatcaaaattttatatgttcaattttttaaaatagaaacaaaatctAAATGGTGcagaaaaaatagatatttgcATGCATAATTGATCGGATAAAGATCCGGTCAAATATAATTAGGTCAAATAATGTTTAATGGTCTTATAAATTAATGTCATTTGtactatttaataatttatggttgagatccatttaatttatatactcattataacaataaaaacaacaaagttgtcaactctttttattttttaaaactatcaaataaaGCAATTAAGTGTACCGAaactatatttcttaaaaaaaattaagattgatAGGAATATGCAAGCTTCTTGAATTTTTACACGCCAAACTTCTTCGGGAGTAATCTCACTCatgctttctccaaattttgaagTGATCTTCAAAAATAGATCAAACTTAAAAGTATCATTGAGTTatagataataattcaactAAAGAACatgataatacattttttttaaaaaaacttatttggaggttttcaaataattataaaaaaatatatttatttagattCTTCAAAAGTGCCGAACTCTTTAAAATTAGtattatgatttaaaaaatcCAATACAAGCACGAGGTATGACAGGCAAAAAAGTCAGAAAGTTCGCATATTTTTGcgaatcttttttttcttgaaaatattagctAGAGTACacttacttattttatttgatagtttaagaaaataataataattgacgactttgttattattattaagatgggtatataatttaaatgaatctcaatcataaattattaaatagtaCACATGACATGAATCTATAAGGACATTACATATTACTTGACTTAATTATACTTAACCGAAATTTTATCCTGATTGATCAGCCGAAAGTAGTCCAGTACAAGTTTTAAGTCTAGAGTCAATCTCACAATAACACTTTCTTATCTagtcaaagaaaatataatcatACTTTTTGTAATTAGAAACGGCTAAACTTTAAAATTACActttacattaattaaataatatttgttcacacaaatatttaaagtttgttttaaatcacaaatttcaaaagttttttttttgtctcaatTTTTATGCAAATCAAATAATGTcacataaatattgaaaaaatgatACATGGGAGCAGTTCACAATACATATTCAAAGGCGGAGTTAGGTGGGAGTTCATGAATTCAGATGAACTCGCTAGCTTTTTGTAAACCCTGTACTTGTATTAGAAAATTGGGATAAGGTACAAGTACCACTCTATAATAtgaccgaaatctcagagatGTAGTTTAATTAAAGTAAGGTCATATACCACTGAActcattttttgataattttatacaccttttttACTTACATGGCTTCCGGATATCTCTCACACACCTCATCTGCATGGAGTCATGGGGTGTGTCATGTAAGccaaaaggtgtacaaaattataaaaaaacaaatgagtttagggggtaatattattttagttaaggtgtgtctttggGATTTCGATCGTAATCTAGGGGAGTACTTAATTGTGTCTTATCccttagaaaattttatatatacatattaactTGTGAATTTCCTAATAAAATTGATTGATAGCTCAATGATAAGAAAGGATAGTGAAATTGTTTTTCAAACTAGCTTTGTGGGTTTGAACCCCACTATcaacataaaattctcttttcctttttaaaataagcatGTTGGCTCCACCTCTGAACATACTGCTTACATGAATGATATATAACAAACACGAACACGTTAAACATGGACAACATGCAAAAATTTAACTCAAGacatacatatttttcttttattttaaaatttataacctTAAAACTTATAATCGTGGCTCAGCCTCCGTACATACTGTTTAGATGAATGATATATAGCACACACAAACACATTAAACATGCACAAGATGCTAACTTTAACTCAAGAAATACATGTTTCTCTTTTGTCCTAATATTTAGAACCCCAAAATTTTTAATCCTTGCTCTAACTCTGTACATTTTACttacatgaataatatataacaaATACAAACACGTTAAACATGCTCAACGTGCTAAACTTTAACTCAAAAAATACAAGTCGAAATTTGAGCAGATATATTTTAACAACTTTGTCTCTGGTCTGCAATCTTTTGTAGTATTTTTCGAAATATTTTTTGGGGGTTAGAGAGACTCCTTATGTAGGCACGTTTTTACCCACCCAAAAATAAACCTATAACTTGTTAttctttgctttttttttcCCCTAAAAATAGGATTCTGagtcttaaataaaatatgaaccataaaattaattgagaaGGCTCCGCGTTATGCAAAAATGGAAATcattagaaaatttaattagaattattttaatcataattatttataaatcatttaactaaaactttataattataatcctTAATCTATATTTTAAACTAGACTAGGCTCGGCTACCTACTAACATCATACTCCAATCTTTAAACACGATGAACCTCCTATGTAACGTCATGTCCTCAGCAAGTTATACGTGTGTCAAGTCCTATCTAATTACGTCTCTTTAATATTAAGTTACATGTATGTCAGGTCCTATCTAATTACGTCTCTTTGATATTTTTTCGATCCGTCTCTACCTCTTTTCAGCACTATTATAGCCAACCTCTCACATATTGGGATCCGATAGTGGAAGAACTCCATGTCACATACAAGAAAGAGGATAAAAATTGGaggggaaaatatttttttataaaaacaacatttcATGTGGGCTGCGAATCACCCAAGTGACAAACAAGCAGATTAAACTAAATTTAGACGGATCAATataggttgagttgataaatgAACGTCTTGTTAACCCATCCAAAAGTTATTAGTGATGAAATAAGTTGGACTATAATGCTGAAATTCGAAGTGTGTCTAACCGTCTTTTATTGAAgtgttaaaagataaaaaatgacaAGTACAAGCAAGGGCCTAGACCTTACTTTTTGTCACGATGAACACCTTTCTTTGCAATCTTTCGAATCATTTGGTGAGATAACTAGAAATGTCTTAATGTTGATCAACATTCTACTTAATAATTTCAAGCCTTTGTAATGAAGTGTATACTTTACTCATTAACTTAACCAAGGAAAGCAAAGAGATTACAGAATATTATACACAAAATCCAGAACAGAAGTTGAAAAAAGTAGAAATACTACACTTTCTATATCCCTCAGTCTACTAAAACAGGAACCATATAAGCAACTAATcgaaaacttcaaaaaaaaaaacacaaaataatcGGGCTCTTCGAAAATGGACCTATAATCAACCAAGCGATGCCAGACATGTGTAACTGCAACTCAAGCAGCAGCAGAGCCAAAGAGACTCCAGTTGTGCACTTTGAAACTAGAGACTGCAAGTTTAAAAACTTCAGCCATTGGCATAACTCCAGACTGTGCAGCAGGTACAGCCATGCCTGCCCCAACTGCGGTAGCACTCTCACTCAAGGGGCTACAATCACGAAGGTAAACAAAGAAAATGTTAAAAAGCAAGGTAATTTGAGTTTATAGCTTGAGTAAACCGAGTTATCGTCCACACTTACTTAATTACTAGAGGCTCATATGCAGTTATCAGTACATCTGTCCCAACTTCCTTAAGGCGAATGTTTGCCAGGTACACCTGAATGGGACACGATCAGATATCATCTTGCAGTTATCGGGGAAGGGGTGGAAAGAGAATTTACAAACTTACCTTAACCAAGTTCTGTGCTTCCCTCCCTTGTTTTCCCTTAGCAACTGCCTATGAATTGAATAAGGTTGATCAGGATTATCTTGACgacataaaaatgataaattataccaactaattaaataaatttatgaaattttacgACTAGCTGGCTAGCATGTCATCAATGACTCTCATCCTAGTTGAAAGTTTTGTGTGTTGGGAGAACTAACAATCTTCACATCTACTTCCATTTTTCCAGAAAATAAATTCATGCAAATGTGAATGAAGAAGGAAGATAACCTTCACTTACCAAAATATCCACCTATTAAGTAAAAGGAGAGGAATATATAGGGCTAGAGAACTACAGTCCTCTTCTGAGAAACATGCATTTCAGAACATTGCCGTATAACATTATAGAAGAGCACCATTACTATGTTCCTAATCcaacaaaaaatttcatgtgCATCTTGCCAGGTCACTTGATGAATATACTACATgtaaaaaatatagagaagatGGCCAAAATGTGGAGTTGATATAGGGACCACGCTCATCTGTCTGTTATATTCAACGCAAATTCAAGTCATAATTTTCAGAAAATTGTTAGTGGGGATAGACAACtggtctccttatatggacttgcgCAATATTCCCCTCTTGAGAGTGCCATATCTATCGAAAATTACAAAATGGATCTGCCAACTTTTCGAAAAAAACTACAAATTCTAAAACTTGTTTCTTACAGGAGCACAAACTACGGAATTTGTAAAGAGAATGAAtgttccttcttttcttttttctttttgataaccATGGTGTTAGAGAATGGAAGTTCTTAGGATTTCTAGAGATACTAACTAGTCATTAACCATAAAACGATGCCTCTCAATAATGGTATATGACCATGATAACTTCCCCGTGATGACAGATTAGACCAGCTCTTTCTTTGAGCAGGTAAAAACATTAAAACAGCTTTTCTTGGCATCAAAACTATACATAAATGCTGAGCACTTCTAAAATAACACTAACATACCATCTGACCAACAGCGGTGGTGATGACAACAGGCATGTTTCTATAGCACAATCCAGGGGCCTCAAACACTGCTGACTGCTCAGTGATCTGTAGATATAAACCGAAAAAATCAACAAGATAAT comes from Solanum pennellii chromosome 1, SPENNV200 and encodes:
- the LOC107011949 gene encoding ran guanine nucleotide release factor, producing MAVDSTAERPLFGGAICTTFPIRFQDVSNVRQVPDHQEAFVDPERDESLIIELLDLKMDVADSGSATWFLQDLANEQEAEGTTITEQSAVFEAPGLCYRNMPVVITTAVGQMAVAKGKQGREAQNLVKVYLANIRLKEVGTDVLITAYEPLVINPLSESATAVGAGMAVPAAQSGVMPMAEVFKLAVSSFKVHNWSLFGSAAA